Proteins encoded together in one Triticum dicoccoides isolate Atlit2015 ecotype Zavitan chromosome 7B, WEW_v2.0, whole genome shotgun sequence window:
- the LOC119340178 gene encoding peroxidase 1-like has product MAIRSLLLPLALLVLALASSAAVAQLEIGFYSKTCPDAEKIVRQEMAKIIAAAPSLAGPLLRLHFHDCFVRGCDASVLLDSTDGNVAEKDAKPNKSLRGFGSVERVKAKLEAACPGIVSCADVLTLMSRDAVVLAKGPFWPVALGRRDGRVSSATEASNELPPASGDVPLLAKIFASKGLNLKDLVVLSGAHTLGTAHCPSFADRLYNTTGESSAYGLVDPSLDSEYAGKLRLKCKSLDDRAMLSEMDPGSFKTFDTCYYRHVAKRRGLFRSDAALLFDNTTRDYVQRIATGKFDGEFFKDFSASMIKMGDVGVLTGAEGVIRKKCYAPN; this is encoded by the exons ATGGCGATCCGGTCTTTGCTGCTCCCTCTGGCCCTGCTGGTTCTCGCATTAGCTAGCTCGGCAGCGGTGGCTCAGCTGGAGATCGGCTTCTACAGCAAGACATGCCCGGACGCCGAGAAGATCGTCCGCCAGGAGATGGCCAAGATCATCGCGGCCGCGCCCAGCCTCGCCGGCCCACTCCTCCGGCTCCATTTCCACGACTGCTTCGTCAGG GGTTGTGATGCCTCTGTCCTGCTCGACTCCACGGATGGCAACGTGGCAGAGAAGGATGCCAAACCAAACAAGAGCCTGCGAGGGTTCGGCTCCGTGGAGCGCGTGAAGGCCAAGCTCGAGGCCGCGTGTCCGGGcatcgtctcctgcgccgacgtgCTCACCCTCATGTCCCGCGACGCTGTCGTGCTGGCCAAGGGCCCCTTCTGGCCGGTGGCGTTGGGAAGGAGAGACGGCAGAGTGTCCAGTGCCACGGAGGCCAGCAACGAGCTGCCCCCGGCCTCCGGTGACGTCCCTCTTCTCGCCAAGATCTTCGCCTCCAAGGGCCTCAACCTCAAGGACCTCGTCGTCCTCTCCGGCGCCCACACACTTGGCACGGCGCACTGCCCGTCTTTTGCCGACCGGCTCTACAACACCACTGGCGAGAGCAGTGCCTACGGCCTCGTCGACCCGTCTTTGGACAGTGAGTACGCCGGCAAGCTGAGGCTCAAGTGCAAGAGCCTTGACGATCGCGCTATGCTGTCGGAGATGGACCCGGGGAGCTTCAAGACCTTCGACACATGCTACTACCGCCACGTCGCCAAGCGGAGGGGCCTCTTCCGCTCCGACGCGGCGCTCCTCTTCGACAACACCACCAGGGACTACGTCCAGCGCATCGCCACCGGCAAGTTCGACGGCGAGTTCTTCAAGGACTTCAGCGCGTCCATGATCAAGATGGGCGACGTGGGCGTGCTCACCGGGGCCGAGGGAGTGATCAGGAAGAAGTGCTACGCCCCAAACTAG